In Leishmania mexicana MHOM/GT/2001/U1103 complete genome, chromosome 34, one DNA window encodes the following:
- a CDS encoding oligosaccharyl transferase-like protein produces MGSKGTIAAQHATKAPRLKGVPRATTAPTATGPSVSTGATSVKEGVSRTFTGVRMLLLLFSFLYSLKNAYAVRLISVHTYGYLIHEFDPWFNYRAAEYMSTHGWSAFFSWFDYMSWYPLGRPVGSTTYPGLQFTAVAIHRALAAAGIPMSLNDVCVLIPAWFGAIATALLALCTYEASGSTVAAAAAALSFSIIPAHLMRSMAGEFDNECIAVAAMLLTFYCWVRSLRTRSSWPIGVLTGVAYGYMVAAWGGYIFVLNMVAMHAGISSMVDWARSTYNPSLLRAYTLFYVVGTAIAVCVPPVGMSPFKSLEQLGALLVLVFLCGLQVCEVLRARAGVEVRSRANFKIRARVFSAMAGGAALAIALLAPRGYFGPLSARVRALFVEHTRTGNPLVDSVAEHRKTSPKAYAFFLDFTYSMWLPGTALQLCAAAMGSRKEARLFMALYSLATYYFSDRMSRLMVLAGPAAAAMTAGILGIVYEWCWAQLTGWASPSLSAAASEDTDNFDESAGEPQTQSSTANCKRGVRSHAVAAIKSMKTAVNRLPLVLRVGVAVAILAVTVGTPWVSQFQARCVQSAHSFAGPRIVFRAQLRTGEEVMVKDYLEAYEWLRDSTPRSARILAWWDYGYQITGIGNRTSLADGNTWNHEHIATIGKMLTSPVAEAHSLVRHMADYVLIWAGQSGDLMKSPHMARIGNSVYHDICPNDPLCQQFGFYRNDYHRPTPMMRASLLYNLHEAGKTAGVKVDPSLFQEVYSSKYGLVRIFKVMNVSAESKKWVADPANRVCRPPGSWICPGQYPPAKEIQEMLAHRVSFDQVDKDKKRKATYHEEYIKEAKKISGF; encoded by the coding sequence ATGGGATCAAAAGGCACGATAGCTGCACAGCACGCCACCAAGGCACCTCGACTGAAGGGCGTGCCGCGTGCCACCACTGCCCCTACTGCCACTGGGCCTTCTGTCAGCACCGGTGCCACCTCTGTCAAAGAAGGGGTTTCTCGCACATTCACTGGGGTCCGCATGCTGTTATTACTCTTCTCCTTTCTGTACAGCCTCAAAAATGCATATGCCGTTCGCCTGATCTCCGTTCACACTTACGGATACCTGATCCACGAGTTCGACCCGTGGTTCAACTACCGCGCTGCCGAGTACATGTCCACGCACGGCTGGtccgccttcttcagctgGTTCGACTACATGAGCTGGTACCCGCTGGGCCGCCCCGTCGGCTCCACCACGTACCCGGGCCTGCAGTTCACTGCCGTCGCCATTCACCGCGCactggcggctgccggcatcCCGATGTCTCTCAacgacgtgtgtgtgctgatcCCGGCGTGGTTTGGCGCCATCGCTACCGCTCTTCTGGCTCTTTGCACGTACGAAGCCAGTGggtcgacggtggcggccgccgctgccgccctctccttctccatcatCCCAGCCCACCTGATGCGGTCCATGGCGGGTGAGTTCGACAACGagtgcatcgccgtcgccgccatgcTGCTCACCTTCTACTGCTGggtgcgctcgctgcgcacgcggtCCTCGTGGCCCATCGGCGTCCTCACCGGTGTCGCCTACGGCTAcatggtggcggcgtggGGCGGCTACATTTTCGTGCTCAACATGGTTGCCATGCATGCCGGCATATCATCGATGGTGGACTGGGCCCGCAGCACGTACAacccgtcgctgctgcgtgcatACACGCTGTTCTACGTTGtcggcaccgccatcgccgtgtgcgtgccgccaGTGGGGATGTCGCCCTTCAAgtcgctggagcagctgggtgcgctgctggtgcttgTCTTCCTGTGCGGGCTGCAGGTGTGCGAGGTGTTGCGGGCACGCGCCGGTGTCGAGGTTCGCTCTCGCGCGAACTTCAAGatccgcgcgcgcgtcttCAGCGCGATGGCTGGCGGGGCTGCGCTTGCAATCGCGCTGCTGGCACCGAGGGGGTACTTCGGGCCCCTTTCggctcgtgtgcgtgcgctgttcgtggagcacacgcgcactggCAATCCGCTGGTCGACTCGGTCGCCGAGCACCGCAAGACGAGTCCGAAGGCGTACGCATTTTTTCTGGACTTTACCTACTCAATGTGGCTGCCGGGCACAGCATTGCAGTTGTGCGCCGCAGCCATGGGATCGCGGAAGGAGGCGCGGTTGTTTATGGCCTTGTACTCACTCGCCACCTACTACTTTTCAGATCGCATGTCACGCTTGATGGTGCTGGCGGggcctgcggctgccgcaaTGACGGCAGGAATCCTGGGCATCGTGTATGAATGGTGTTGGGCGCAGCTGACCGGCTGGGCGTCTCCGAgcctctctgctgctgccagcgaaGACACGGACAACTTTGACGAAAGTGCAGGAGAACCTCAGACGCAGTCCAGCACCGCAAACTGTAAGCGTGGGGTGCGATCTCATGCTGTTGCCGCTATAAAGTCCATGAAAACTGCTGTGAACCGTCTTCCTCTGGTGTTGCGAGTTGGCGTCGCTGTGGCCATCCTTGCTGTCACCGTTGGTACCCCGTGGGTCTCTCAGTTCCAGGCGCGTTGTGTTCAGTCTGCGCACTCCTTTGCTGGCCCGCGTATCGTGTTCcgggcgcagctgcgcaccggCGAGGAAGTAATGGTAAAGGACTACCTTGAGGCATACGAGTGGCTTCGCGATAGCACACCCAGGAGTGCGCGCATTTTGGCCTGGTGGGACTACGGCTACCAGATCACAGGCATCGGCAACCGCACCTCGCTGGCCGATGGCAACACCTGGAACCACGAGCACATCGCCACCATCGGCAAGATGTTGACGTCGcccgtggcggaggcgcactcGCTGGTGCGCCACATGGCCGACTACGTCCTCATCTGGGCTGGGCAGAGCGGAGACTTGATGAAGTCACCGCACATGGCGCGCATCGGCAACAGTGTGTACCACGACATCTGCCCCAACGACCCGCTGTGCCAGCAATTCGGCTTTTACAGAAATGATTACCATCGTCCAACACCGATGATGcgggcgtcgctgctgtacAACCTGCACGAGGCCGGGAAAACAGCGGGCGTGAAGGTGGACCCATCCCTCTTTCAGGAGGTGTACTCGTCCAAGTACGGCCTGGTGCGCATCTTCAAGGTCATGAACGTGAGCGCGGAGAGCAAGAAGTGGGTTGCTGACCCGGCAAACCGCGTGTGCCGCCCGCCTGGGTCGTGGATCTGCCCCGGGCAGTACCCGCCGGCGAAGGAGATCCAGGAGATGCTGGCACACCGGGTCTCCTTCGATCAGGTGGACAAGGACAAGAAGCGCAAGGCGACGTACCACGAGGAGTACATCAAAGAGGCGAAGAAGATATCCGGATTCTGA